Proteins from one Patagioenas fasciata isolate bPatFas1 chromosome 6, bPatFas1.hap1, whole genome shotgun sequence genomic window:
- the TTC39A gene encoding tetratricopeptide repeat protein 39A isoform X4 has product MCYWELMWCFTYKRQWKMAFFYADLLSKENSWSKATYIYMKAAYLSMFGPDDCSPFGDNVVELFRIVPSLKLKIAGKSLPTEKFAIRKARRYLSPNPVPLPVPPLEMMYIWNGYAVIGKCPNLTEGMLETLIEAEAALASSSATEVLVDDQCVVKLLKGLCLKHLGNISEAEGHFNYIYLNEKKIKYDHYLIPNALLELAILYLDQGRRGEAIKLLERAKQNYKNYSMETRTHFRIQAALHQARSAPGDGAAAVS; this is encoded by the exons ATGTGTTACTGGGAGCTCATGTGGTGCTTTACCTACAAGCGTCAGTGGAAGATGGCTTTCTTCTATGCAGACCTGCTAAGCAAGGAAAACTCTTGGTCAAAG GCCACTTACATTTACATGAAAGCTGCTTATCTCAGTatgtttggaccagatgactgcAGTCCTTTTGGAGACAACGTAGTTGAATTATTTAG GATCGTCCCCAGTTTGAAACTGAAAATTGCAGGGAAATCACTGCCTACAGAAAAATTTGCAATTCGGAAAGCTCGACGGTATCTTTCTCCAAACCCCGTTCCTTTGCCTGTTCCACCTTTG GAAATGATGTATATCTGGAACGGCTACGCTGTAATTGGAAAATGTCCCAACTTAACAGAAGGCATGTTAGAGACTTTAATTGAAGCAGAAGCAGCATTGGCAAGTAGTTCAG CTACAGAAGTGCTAGTAGATGACCAGTGCGTGGTAAAGCTGTTAAAGGGCTTGTGCCTCAAGCATTTGGGGAATATCTCGGAAGCAGAAGGCCATTTTAATTACATCTATTTAAA TGAGAAGAAGATAAAATACGACCATTATCTCATTCCAAATGCCTTGCTGGAGCTGGCGATACTGTACCTAGACCAGGGCAGAAGAGGAGAGGCAATCAAACTACTGGAAAGAGCAAA ACAAAACTACAAGAATTACTCCATGGAAACAAGAACACATTTCAGAATTCAGGCCGCCCTGCACCAAGCCAGATCGGCCCCAGGAGACGGAGCCGCGGCCGTGTCCTGA